One window of Trinickia caryophylli genomic DNA carries:
- a CDS encoding TatD family hydrolase has protein sequence MFVDSHCHINFDDLAQRLPQVLENMRANEVTHALCVSVDLETLPSVLAIASEHENIYASVGVHPDHEDAREPTVAELVELAQHPKVVAIGETGLDYYRLEGRSIADMEWQRERFRTHIRAARQAGKPLIVHTRASADDTLRLMQEERAHEPGGVMHCFTEPWPVAQRALAQNFHISLSGIVTFKNAVDVQDVARRVPLDRLLIETDSPYLAPVPFRGKPNEPAYVSHVGRFIAREREMPEAELAAATTRNFFRLFAAAAPHAG, from the coding sequence ATGTTTGTCGATTCGCATTGTCATATCAATTTCGACGATCTCGCACAGCGCCTGCCGCAAGTGCTCGAGAACATGCGCGCGAACGAAGTGACGCACGCGCTGTGCGTGAGCGTCGACCTCGAAACGCTGCCGTCGGTGCTCGCGATCGCGTCGGAACACGAGAACATCTACGCATCGGTGGGTGTGCACCCCGATCACGAAGATGCGCGCGAGCCCACCGTAGCCGAGCTCGTGGAACTCGCGCAACACCCGAAAGTCGTCGCCATCGGCGAGACGGGCCTCGATTACTATCGCCTCGAAGGCCGCTCGATCGCCGACATGGAGTGGCAGCGCGAGCGCTTTCGCACCCATATCCGCGCTGCACGCCAGGCCGGCAAACCGCTGATCGTCCATACCCGCGCGTCGGCGGACGACACGCTGCGCCTCATGCAGGAGGAGCGCGCACACGAGCCCGGCGGCGTCATGCACTGCTTCACGGAGCCATGGCCCGTGGCCCAGCGGGCGCTCGCGCAGAACTTCCATATTTCGCTTTCCGGGATCGTCACGTTCAAGAATGCAGTCGACGTGCAGGACGTGGCACGCCGGGTGCCGCTCGATCGGCTGCTTATCGAGACCGATTCGCCTTATCTCGCGCCGGTCCCGTTTCGAGGCAAACCAAATGAACCTGCGTACGTGAGCCATGTCGGACGTTTCATCGCGCGCGAGCGCGAGATGCCGGAAGCGGAGCTTGCCGCCGCCACCACCCGGAACTTTTTCCGGCTTTTCGCGGCGGCCGCGCCGCACGCGGGCTGA
- a CDS encoding GNAT family N-acetyltransferase — protein MHEIELEVGDWTRLGADATTVRNAVFAREQGVAALYDSDDADLDALHVVAYGVTNQSRCALGTARLLREGAIGRLAVVLEARRGGVGSRLLQTLLAHAALRGHAEVRLYALCRVEPFYRRHGFVPVGDAFDAQGLAHIEMVRPLPAAAAQPQAGAPS, from the coding sequence ATGCATGAGATCGAGTTGGAGGTGGGCGACTGGACAAGGCTCGGTGCCGACGCCACGACGGTCCGCAATGCGGTTTTCGCGCGGGAGCAGGGCGTCGCGGCGCTGTACGACTCCGACGATGCGGATCTCGATGCGCTCCATGTGGTCGCGTACGGCGTGACGAATCAGTCGCGCTGCGCGCTCGGAACGGCGCGGCTGCTGCGCGAAGGTGCGATCGGGCGGCTTGCCGTCGTACTGGAGGCGAGACGCGGCGGCGTCGGCTCCCGCCTGCTGCAAACACTGCTGGCCCACGCGGCGCTGCGCGGTCACGCCGAGGTGAGACTCTACGCACTGTGCCGCGTCGAGCCGTTCTACCGGCGGCACGGGTTCGTACCCGTCGGCGACGCGTTCGACGCCCAGGGGCTCGCCCACATCGAGATGGTCCGCCCACTGCCGGCTGCCGCCGCACAGCCGCAAGCCGGAGCCCCGTCGTAG
- a CDS encoding glycosyltransferase family 4 protein, with the protein MKIAQIAPLTESVPPKLYGGTERVVSYITEALVELGHDVTLFASGDSKTSARLEAVWPRALRLDPAIRDRIAPHMLLMELVRRRADEFDVLHFHMDYYSFSLFKRQDTPFVTTLHGRLDLPEQQPVFDTFNTAPVISISNAQRHPLPQAKWLTTVYHGLPGQLYTPQPVEQRYLAFLGRISPEKRVDTAIRIAAHCGLPIRIAAKIDAADREYFEREIKPLFDLPHVEYIGEIADDRKAEFLSGAHALLFPVDWPEPFGLVMIEAMACGTPVIAFNRGSVPEVVEEGVTGFIVEDEISAVAAVNRLYTVPRARVRQRFDERFTSHHMARQYVAAYEAVIRAQKRSRFKVIDSTSN; encoded by the coding sequence ATGAAGATTGCGCAGATCGCACCGCTGACCGAATCCGTGCCGCCAAAGCTCTACGGCGGCACCGAGCGTGTCGTGTCATACATCACGGAAGCGCTCGTCGAGCTCGGTCACGATGTGACGCTGTTCGCGAGCGGCGACTCCAAAACGAGTGCGCGCCTCGAGGCTGTCTGGCCGCGCGCGCTGCGGCTGGACCCTGCGATTCGCGACCGCATCGCACCGCACATGCTGCTGATGGAACTCGTGCGCCGGCGCGCCGACGAGTTCGATGTACTCCATTTTCATATGGACTATTACTCGTTCTCGCTGTTCAAGCGGCAGGACACGCCGTTCGTTACCACGCTGCACGGGCGTCTGGACCTTCCCGAGCAGCAGCCGGTATTCGATACGTTCAATACGGCGCCGGTCATTTCCATCTCGAACGCCCAGCGTCACCCGCTGCCGCAGGCGAAATGGCTGACGACGGTCTATCACGGCCTGCCCGGGCAGCTTTACACGCCGCAGCCGGTCGAGCAGCGCTATCTGGCGTTTTTGGGACGTATCTCACCGGAAAAGCGTGTCGATACCGCGATTCGGATTGCTGCGCACTGCGGTCTGCCGATTCGCATTGCGGCGAAGATCGACGCGGCCGACCGGGAATATTTCGAACGCGAGATCAAGCCGCTCTTCGATCTGCCGCACGTCGAATACATCGGCGAAATTGCGGATGACCGGAAAGCCGAGTTTCTGTCCGGTGCCCACGCTCTGCTTTTTCCGGTCGACTGGCCGGAGCCGTTCGGCCTCGTCATGATCGAGGCGATGGCCTGCGGCACGCCGGTGATCGCATTCAATCGCGGCTCGGTGCCCGAAGTCGTGGAGGAGGGCGTGACCGGGTTTATCGTCGAAGACGAAATCAGCGCGGTGGCGGCGGTGAACCGGCTGTATACCGTCCCGCGCGCACGCGTGCGGCAGCGCTTCGACGAACGCTTCACCTCGCACCATATGGCAAGGCAGTACGTCGCGGCTTACGAGGCCGTCATCCGGGCGCAAAAGCGCTCGCGGTTCAAGGTCATCGATTCCACATCGAACTGA
- the mltG gene encoding endolytic transglycosylase MltG, with amino-acid sequence MSLLKKCLVSGVAAVVLLALAVAGGYYWATRPVTLAGTVDVTIKPHSSVRSVALQLVRGGVPLATEPFVLMTRALGLQSRLKSGNYEFKAGVTPYEILQKLALGDTNEDVVTIIEGWTVKRMRAEIDADPSLRHDTAGMTDAQLLAAIGAVEAGRTSAEGLFFPDTYLFDKGASDIEVYRRAYRLMQQQLTRAWSQRVPGLPYATPYEALTMASLIEKETGKPSDRPLVAAVFANRLRIGMPLQTDPAVIYGMGESYPGRLRKRDLQTDTPYNTYTRRGLPPTPIALPGAASLEAAMNPAATGALYFVSRGDGSSEFSDTLGDHNKAVDRFIRGQP; translated from the coding sequence ATGTCCCTGTTGAAGAAGTGCCTCGTTTCAGGGGTAGCAGCCGTCGTACTGCTTGCACTCGCCGTTGCAGGCGGGTATTACTGGGCGACGCGTCCCGTGACGCTGGCCGGTACCGTCGACGTCACCATCAAGCCGCACAGCAGCGTTCGCAGCGTGGCGCTGCAACTCGTGCGCGGCGGCGTGCCGCTCGCCACCGAACCATTCGTGCTCATGACACGGGCGCTGGGCCTGCAAAGCCGGCTCAAGTCGGGCAATTACGAATTCAAGGCCGGCGTTACCCCTTATGAGATCCTGCAGAAGCTCGCGCTCGGGGATACGAACGAAGACGTCGTGACGATCATCGAAGGCTGGACCGTGAAGCGCATGAGAGCGGAGATCGATGCCGATCCGTCGCTCAGGCACGACACGGCCGGCATGACCGATGCACAACTGCTCGCCGCGATCGGCGCCGTCGAAGCCGGCCGTACGAGCGCCGAAGGGCTCTTTTTTCCGGACACCTATTTGTTCGACAAGGGCGCGAGCGACATCGAGGTGTACCGCCGAGCCTATCGGCTGATGCAGCAGCAGCTTACGCGTGCATGGTCGCAGCGTGTGCCGGGGTTGCCCTATGCCACGCCCTACGAGGCGCTGACCATGGCCTCGCTGATCGAGAAGGAGACGGGCAAGCCGTCGGATCGTCCGCTCGTGGCCGCCGTCTTCGCCAACCGGCTGCGCATCGGCATGCCGCTGCAGACGGATCCCGCCGTCATCTACGGCATGGGCGAGAGCTATCCGGGCCGGCTGCGCAAGCGCGACTTGCAGACGGATACGCCTTACAACACCTACACGCGCCGGGGGCTGCCGCCAACGCCCATCGCGCTGCCCGGAGCGGCGTCGCTCGAGGCCGCGATGAACCCGGCAGCCACCGGCGCACTCTATTTCGTGTCGCGGGGGGACGGCAGCAGCGAGTTCTCCGATACGCTCGGCGACCACAACAAGGCCGTCGACAGATTTATAAGAGGTCAACCATAA
- a CDS encoding DNA polymerase III subunit delta', with amino-acid sequence MIYPWQRDDWDRLQRLRAQWPHALLLHGQAGIGKLRFAQHLAQGLLCESALPNGEPCGTCAACTWFAQGNHPDYRAVVPEALAGELGSGGGAADGDDKAEADDGGKKSRTPSKEIKIEQVRGLLDFCGVGAHRGGARVVLIYPAEALNAAAANAILKTLEEPPAGVAFLLVSARMDRLLPTIVSRCRQWPMPTPAPETARAWLAGEGVTDPAALLAEAGGAPLGALALAADENRALRDFTLKQLAAGAACDAFACGEALQKLPVPVVLGWLQRWVYDLLAERTAQRPRYFPASARELARCAAKVDPNAFTRYLRTVTRERAVENHPLNARLVFEALFLGYRELFA; translated from the coding sequence ATGATCTATCCCTGGCAGCGCGACGATTGGGACAGGCTGCAACGGCTGCGCGCCCAGTGGCCGCACGCACTCTTGCTTCACGGTCAGGCCGGTATCGGCAAGCTGCGCTTCGCCCAGCATCTTGCGCAGGGGCTCCTGTGCGAATCGGCATTGCCGAACGGCGAGCCGTGCGGCACGTGCGCGGCGTGCACGTGGTTCGCGCAAGGCAACCACCCCGACTATCGCGCCGTCGTGCCCGAAGCACTGGCGGGCGAACTCGGGTCGGGCGGCGGCGCCGCGGACGGCGACGACAAGGCTGAGGCGGACGACGGCGGAAAGAAGAGCCGTACGCCGAGCAAGGAAATCAAGATCGAGCAGGTGCGCGGGCTGCTCGATTTTTGTGGAGTGGGTGCGCACCGGGGCGGCGCTCGCGTCGTGCTGATCTATCCGGCGGAAGCACTGAACGCCGCTGCCGCCAACGCAATCCTGAAAACGCTCGAGGAGCCGCCGGCTGGCGTGGCGTTTCTGCTCGTCTCGGCGCGCATGGATCGGCTGCTGCCGACGATCGTGAGCCGTTGCAGGCAATGGCCGATGCCCACCCCGGCGCCCGAAACCGCGCGCGCATGGCTGGCCGGCGAGGGCGTGACCGATCCCGCCGCATTGCTGGCGGAGGCGGGCGGAGCGCCGCTCGGCGCGCTCGCGCTGGCGGCTGACGAGAACCGGGCGCTGCGCGATTTCACGCTCAAGCAGCTTGCCGCGGGCGCGGCCTGCGATGCGTTCGCGTGCGGCGAGGCGCTGCAAAAGCTGCCGGTGCCCGTCGTGCTCGGCTGGCTGCAGCGTTGGGTGTACGACCTGCTCGCCGAGCGCACGGCACAGCGGCCCCGGTATTTTCCCGCGAGCGCCCGCGAACTCGCGCGGTGCGCCGCGAAGGTCGATCCGAACGCGTTCACCCGCTATTTGCGCACGGTCACGCGCGAACGTGCGGTCGAAAACCATCCGCTCAATGCGCGCCTTGTCTTCGAGGCGCTTTTTCTGGGCTACCGCGAGCTATTTGCCTGA
- the tmk gene encoding dTMP kinase, with translation MARGKFITFEGIDGAGKTTHLAWFRERLEEKVGEGGRGVITTREPGGTPLGETLRELLLHERMDLETEALLMFAARREHLARVIEPALARGDWVLSDRFTDATFAYQGGGRGLPRDKLETLERWVQGGFQPDLTVLFDVAPLTASARRGAVRQPDKFERETDAFFARTRAEYLRRAEEAPHRFMVVDAARSIEQIRAALGEVLAAL, from the coding sequence ATGGCGCGAGGCAAGTTCATTACCTTCGAGGGCATAGATGGTGCGGGCAAGACGACGCATCTGGCGTGGTTTCGCGAGCGCCTCGAGGAGAAGGTCGGCGAGGGCGGCCGCGGTGTGATCACCACGCGCGAGCCGGGCGGCACCCCGCTCGGCGAGACGCTGCGCGAGTTGTTGCTGCACGAGCGCATGGATCTCGAAACCGAAGCCTTGCTGATGTTCGCGGCGCGTCGCGAACATCTGGCCCGCGTCATCGAGCCGGCGCTCGCGCGCGGCGACTGGGTGCTCAGCGACCGCTTCACCGATGCCACTTTCGCGTACCAGGGCGGCGGCCGCGGCCTGCCGAGGGACAAGCTGGAGACGCTCGAGCGATGGGTCCAGGGCGGCTTCCAGCCCGATCTGACGGTGCTGTTCGACGTTGCACCGCTCACCGCCAGCGCCCGCAGGGGTGCCGTACGCCAGCCCGACAAATTCGAGCGCGAGACCGATGCCTTCTTTGCCCGCACACGGGCAGAATATCTGCGCCGCGCCGAGGAGGCCCCCCATCGTTTCATGGTCGTGGATGCGGCGCGAAGCATCGAGCAGATCCGCGCCGCGCTGGGTGAGGTGCTGGCCGCACTGTAA
- a CDS encoding Rap1a/Tai family immunity protein, protein MLRALICLGTLAAPVAAFAFSGADLNKLCARTDIASRNACAGYVRGAADGVYNTIDAIGGTTGPRVGQYFCLPADVKQQQLVDAVRRYIADNPKLADYNASTMVSLGLGKAFPCKGHD, encoded by the coding sequence ATGTTGCGGGCTTTGATATGCCTCGGTACGCTCGCCGCGCCTGTTGCGGCATTCGCGTTTTCGGGGGCCGATCTCAACAAACTGTGCGCACGCACGGACATCGCATCGCGTAACGCCTGCGCCGGCTACGTCCGCGGAGCGGCAGACGGCGTGTACAACACGATCGATGCGATCGGCGGTACGACGGGCCCGCGAGTGGGCCAGTATTTTTGCCTGCCGGCCGACGTCAAGCAACAGCAGCTCGTCGATGCGGTGCGCAGATACATTGCAGACAATCCAAAGCTTGCCGACTACAACGCGAGCACGATGGTCTCGCTCGGGCTCGGCAAGGCCTTCCCGTGCAAGGGCCACGACTGA
- the ygfZ gene encoding CAF17-like 4Fe-4S cluster assembly/insertion protein YgfZ, whose amino-acid sequence MNAAPAPDTPHAPTQPTPRPSGAEYESALTRGAFMMLEQFGVIEASGDDAAVFLHNQLTNDVQHLDAASVRLAGYCSAKGRLLASMLVWRAGESIRLLSDRTVVAGLQKRLAMFVLRAKAKLVDASAEVAAVGFAGDVREALSTLFDALPDGVHVHVAGPAGSLIRVPDARGRARYLWIGTRAEIAARLPALESRLARVSPAVWDWLDIQAGEPRISAPVVEQFVPQMVNFDVLGGVNFRKGCYPGQEVVARSQYRGTIKRRTALAHIGEAAEVRAGLELFHSADPGQPCGMIVNAAPAPGGGFDALVEIKLAALDAGTVHLGAADGPALAFEALPYALPAEM is encoded by the coding sequence ATGAACGCCGCTCCCGCCCCCGATACACCGCACGCACCGACACAGCCCACGCCCCGCCCAAGTGGCGCCGAGTACGAATCGGCCCTCACGCGCGGCGCCTTCATGATGCTGGAGCAATTCGGCGTCATCGAGGCCTCGGGCGATGACGCCGCCGTGTTCCTGCACAACCAACTGACGAACGACGTTCAGCATCTCGATGCCGCCAGCGTACGGCTCGCCGGCTACTGCTCGGCGAAGGGCCGGCTGCTTGCGTCGATGCTCGTCTGGCGCGCCGGCGAGTCCATTCGTCTCCTGAGCGACCGCACCGTCGTCGCGGGCCTCCAAAAGCGGCTCGCCATGTTCGTGCTGCGGGCCAAGGCCAAGCTCGTCGACGCGAGTGCGGAGGTCGCGGCCGTGGGTTTTGCCGGCGACGTGCGCGAGGCGCTGTCCACGCTCTTCGACGCGTTGCCGGATGGCGTCCACGTCCATGTGGCGGGCCCCGCCGGTTCGCTGATCCGCGTACCGGATGCGCGAGGGCGGGCACGCTATCTCTGGATCGGCACGCGGGCCGAGATCGCGGCACGACTGCCCGCGCTCGAAAGCCGGCTCGCCCGTGTTTCGCCCGCAGTGTGGGATTGGCTCGACATCCAAGCCGGCGAACCGCGTATTTCCGCCCCCGTCGTGGAGCAGTTCGTGCCGCAGATGGTCAATTTCGATGTGCTCGGCGGCGTCAACTTCCGCAAGGGCTGCTATCCCGGCCAGGAAGTCGTCGCGCGCAGTCAATACCGGGGCACGATCAAGCGGCGCACGGCGCTCGCACATATCGGCGAAGCTGCCGAGGTGCGCGCGGGCCTCGAACTCTTTCATTCGGCCGATCCTGGCCAGCCTTGCGGGATGATCGTCAACGCAGCCCCGGCGCCGGGCGGCGGGTTCGACGCGCTCGTCGAGATCAAGCTCGCCGCGCTGGACGCGGGCACCGTGCATCTGGGCGCGGCCGACGGTCCCGCCTTGGCGTTCGAGGCGCTGCCTTACGCCCTGCCGGCCGAAATGTGA
- a CDS encoding SDR family NAD(P)-dependent oxidoreductase has product MEQFAGNVAVVTGAASGFGRAFVDKAAALGMKLVLADIDATALSAAVDVLRAAGADAIAVPTDVSDGQAVEALAARAIDAFGKVHLLFNNAGVGAGGLLWEMSAHDWEWIFGVNVMGVAHGVRVFAPIMLAQNEPAHIVNTASVAGFLAPPMMGVYNASKHAVVALTETLYHDLALVGKSVGCSLLSPAFAPTGIANAERARPERWRNEAAPTASQILARKAVRSAVRAGRLSAMQIADAAFDAVREKRFYVFPHAAILPSIRRRHEEIVEQRPPSDPTPPPGT; this is encoded by the coding sequence ATGGAGCAGTTCGCAGGAAACGTTGCGGTCGTCACCGGTGCGGCAAGCGGATTTGGTCGCGCGTTCGTCGACAAGGCGGCCGCGCTCGGGATGAAGCTCGTACTGGCCGATATCGATGCAACTGCTCTATCGGCGGCGGTCGACGTGCTCCGCGCCGCAGGCGCGGACGCGATTGCCGTGCCGACGGACGTATCCGATGGGCAAGCCGTCGAAGCGTTGGCGGCACGTGCGATCGACGCCTTCGGGAAGGTCCACCTGCTTTTCAACAATGCGGGCGTGGGCGCGGGCGGGCTGCTTTGGGAGATGAGCGCGCACGACTGGGAATGGATCTTCGGCGTGAATGTCATGGGCGTCGCGCACGGCGTGCGCGTTTTCGCGCCGATCATGCTCGCGCAGAACGAACCGGCTCACATCGTCAACACGGCGTCGGTAGCCGGCTTTCTCGCGCCGCCGATGATGGGCGTGTACAACGCCTCGAAACATGCCGTCGTCGCGCTGACCGAAACGCTGTATCACGACTTGGCCCTCGTCGGTAAGAGCGTCGGCTGTTCGTTGCTGAGCCCGGCATTCGCCCCGACGGGCATCGCGAATGCCGAGCGTGCGAGGCCCGAGCGTTGGCGCAACGAGGCCGCCCCGACCGCCTCGCAGATCCTCGCCCGCAAGGCCGTGCGCAGCGCGGTGCGCGCAGGGCGCCTGAGCGCGATGCAGATCGCCGACGCCGCGTTCGACGCGGTGCGCGAGAAGCGCTTTTACGTCTTTCCTCATGCCGCGATCCTGCCCAGTATCCGCAGGCGCCACGAGGAAATCGTCGAGCAGCGTCCGCCGAGCGATCCGACGCCGCCGCCCGGCACCTGA
- a CDS encoding GNAT family N-acetyltransferase, whose protein sequence is MTVRYRDATRDDLPAIVAIYNSTIASRQVTADLEPVSVESRFAWFDAHGPSRRPLWVAEDTAGRGDSGVIAWLSFSDFYGRPAYARTAEISIYLDERARGRGLGTRLLAAALEAAPGLGIDTALGFIFGHNTPSLALFRRAGFEDWGCLPRVAVLDGVERDLVILGKRVGAPHP, encoded by the coding sequence ATGACAGTTCGCTATCGGGACGCCACGCGCGACGATTTGCCCGCCATCGTCGCCATCTACAATTCGACGATCGCCTCACGGCAGGTCACGGCCGATCTCGAGCCAGTCAGTGTCGAGAGCCGGTTTGCCTGGTTCGACGCACACGGCCCGTCGCGGCGCCCGCTATGGGTCGCGGAAGACACAGCCGGACGAGGCGACTCGGGCGTGATCGCCTGGCTCAGCTTCTCGGACTTTTACGGGCGCCCGGCGTATGCGCGCACGGCCGAAATCAGCATTTATCTCGACGAGCGCGCGCGCGGACGCGGCCTCGGTACGCGTCTTCTCGCCGCGGCGCTCGAGGCGGCCCCCGGGCTCGGCATCGATACGGCGCTCGGCTTCATCTTCGGCCATAACACGCCCAGCCTTGCGCTTTTTCGGCGCGCCGGCTTCGAAGACTGGGGATGTCTGCCGCGCGTGGCCGTGCTCGACGGCGTGGAGCGCGATCTCGTCATCCTCGGCAAGCGCGTTGGTGCGCCGCATCCTTAG
- a CDS encoding BPSL1445 family SYLF domain-containing lipoprotein, whose amino-acid sequence MQKGSFMLKAATALVAGSLALAGCTTTTNNGSPTAQSQGSSSSKRQEVNAGVDAALSRMYSQVPGSRELVSRARGILVFPKVLQAGFVVGGEYGEGALRTGGTTQGYYNLISGSFGLQAGAQSKAVIFLFMTDDALNAFRSRQGWSVGGDASVALLKMGANGAIDTTTATKPVEVIVMTNAGLMGDLSLQGMKISRINL is encoded by the coding sequence ATGCAAAAAGGAAGTTTCATGCTGAAGGCGGCCACGGCACTCGTGGCCGGCAGTCTCGCATTGGCGGGCTGTACGACGACCACGAACAATGGCAGCCCGACCGCGCAAAGCCAGGGCAGCTCGTCGAGCAAGCGTCAGGAAGTCAACGCCGGAGTCGATGCCGCGCTCTCGCGCATGTACTCGCAGGTGCCTGGTTCGCGGGAGCTGGTCTCGCGGGCGCGTGGGATCCTCGTCTTTCCGAAGGTGCTGCAGGCCGGCTTCGTGGTGGGTGGGGAATACGGCGAAGGCGCGCTGCGCACCGGCGGCACGACGCAGGGCTATTACAACCTGATCTCGGGGTCGTTCGGGCTGCAGGCGGGTGCGCAGTCGAAGGCCGTCATCTTCCTTTTCATGACCGACGACGCGCTCAATGCGTTCCGCTCGCGCCAGGGCTGGTCGGTGGGCGGCGACGCGTCGGTCGCCCTGCTGAAGATGGGGGCGAACGGCGCGATCGATACGACCACGGCGACGAAACCGGTTGAAGTCATCGTGATGACGAACGCCGGTCTCATGGGCGACCTGTCGCTCCAGGGTATGAAGATTTCCCGCATCAACCTCTGA
- a CDS encoding NRDE family protein — MCLIVFDWRPDVAQGVLFTLAANRDEYFRRATEPLEWWRDTPRVLAGRDLEGGGTWLGVSRDGRFAALTNYRAPREVRPDAPTRGKLVADFLGGEPMAPLEYLTRVAERGAVYNGFNLLAGDFNRRELGWYCNRGDLPPSLLSPGTHGISNAVLDAPWPKLRCKRAELAALVAERGGDVPLASLIAMMRDTSVAGDDELPFTGVPLEWERALSAAFIETPEYGTRGSTALRVRDSGGKLGFDILEISDDDGSHRLRRPGDVERKFAFDAEPSR, encoded by the coding sequence GTGTGCCTGATCGTGTTCGACTGGCGCCCCGACGTGGCGCAAGGGGTCTTATTCACACTCGCCGCAAACCGCGACGAGTACTTTCGGCGCGCCACCGAACCGCTGGAATGGTGGCGCGATACGCCACGGGTGCTGGCCGGACGTGACCTCGAAGGCGGCGGGACGTGGCTCGGCGTTTCGCGCGATGGCCGTTTCGCCGCGCTCACGAACTATCGCGCGCCGCGTGAAGTTCGACCCGACGCGCCCACGCGCGGAAAGCTCGTGGCCGACTTTCTGGGCGGCGAACCGATGGCGCCGCTCGAGTATCTGACGCGGGTTGCCGAGCGCGGCGCGGTCTATAACGGGTTCAACCTTCTCGCCGGCGATTTCAACCGCCGCGAGCTCGGCTGGTACTGCAACCGTGGAGACCTGCCACCGTCGCTGCTGTCGCCCGGCACACACGGCATCTCGAATGCGGTGCTCGACGCGCCATGGCCGAAGCTCAGGTGCAAGCGCGCCGAACTGGCGGCACTCGTGGCCGAGCGCGGCGGCGACGTGCCGCTTGCGAGCCTCATCGCCATGATGCGCGATACGAGCGTCGCCGGCGATGACGAGTTGCCCTTTACGGGGGTGCCGCTCGAATGGGAAAGAGCGCTGTCGGCCGCCTTCATCGAGACCCCTGAGTACGGCACGCGCGGCTCGACCGCGCTGCGCGTACGAGACAGCGGCGGCAAGCTCGGCTTCGATATCCTGGAAATCAGCGACGACGATGGTTCGCATCGGTTGCGCCGCCCTGGGGACGTCGAACGCAAATTCGCATTCGACGCCGAGCCGTCGCGCTGA
- a CDS encoding ankyrin repeat domain-containing protein produces the protein MLKTIETHAHSRYARSTRAALTRALVVCAASLAALGGSLAHAADVDTIAKAVKFDDQKSVAKWIKEGLDPNTTDKHGMPLLVLAAREKSDNVAKLLAGAANVDLEKVDKADETALMLAALNGDTDLVKLLIDKGAEVNKKGWAPLHYAAANGHDDIVQLLIDHDAYLDTASPNGTTPLMMAARGNHITTMKVLLDAGADPRVKNQLGLTALDFAKRYHAKDATQGLEDMFARDAAAAGASGASAATGQNSAK, from the coding sequence ATGCTCAAGACCATCGAAACGCACGCACATTCCCGATACGCCCGGTCGACGCGGGCCGCACTGACGCGTGCGCTCGTCGTCTGCGCGGCTTCGCTGGCGGCGCTGGGCGGCTCGCTCGCGCACGCGGCGGACGTGGACACGATCGCGAAGGCGGTCAAGTTCGACGACCAGAAATCTGTGGCGAAATGGATCAAGGAGGGCCTCGATCCGAACACCACGGACAAGCACGGCATGCCGCTGCTCGTACTGGCCGCTCGCGAGAAATCGGATAACGTGGCCAAGCTGCTGGCGGGCGCGGCCAACGTCGACCTGGAAAAAGTCGACAAGGCCGACGAGACGGCCCTGATGCTCGCCGCGCTGAACGGCGACACCGATCTCGTCAAGCTGCTCATCGACAAAGGCGCCGAAGTCAACAAGAAAGGCTGGGCGCCGCTGCATTATGCCGCCGCCAATGGACACGATGACATCGTACAACTGCTGATCGACCACGACGCCTATCTCGATACGGCCTCGCCGAACGGCACGACGCCGCTCATGATGGCCGCACGCGGCAATCACATCACGACGATGAAGGTACTGCTCGATGCCGGCGCCGACCCGCGCGTGAAGAACCAACTGGGCCTCACGGCGCTTGATTTCGCGAAGCGCTATCACGCCAAGGACGCCACGCAGGGGCTGGAGGACATGTTCGCACGGGACGCGGCGGCCGCCGGCGCTTCGGGCGCCTCTGCTGCAACGGGGCAAAACAGTGCAAAATGA